In Acipenser ruthenus chromosome 60, fAciRut3.2 maternal haplotype, whole genome shotgun sequence, a genomic segment contains:
- the LOC131725081 gene encoding E3 ubiquitin-protein ligase TRIM39-like encodes MVLLGFSPLLIASLIVNFVSSGSLIKYVSMKSIVGVSFISNYMCCCEPRIDYAEVLKKLNVEGYVTNGVWQQICKAKTEVTLNPDTAGPGLTVNVDDSLVKFTGDREAEWPSVLGRKVFTSGRHYWEVEVREKGYWAVGVSTHPGEKIIPEKPEEGYWLVRLSARGRKYEAVGKSLVTHPPPSLQERQSPLPLTLKHKLYKVGMYLNYGKGELSFYNVYDADNRYAMHTFKYNFTEVVYPVFSPGCHDKAPLKITRFDSTSSPFRITI; translated from the exons ATGGTTTTGCTTGGGTTCAGTCCTTTATTAATTGCTTCGCTGATCGTCAACTTTGTGTCTTCAG GAAGCTTGATCAAATATGTTTCCATGAAGAGTATTGTGGGTGTTTCATTCATCAGCAACTACATGTGCTGTTGTGAACCCAGAATAG aTTATGCTGAAGTTCTGAAGAAATTAA ATGTAGAGGGATATGTTACAAACGGAG tATGGCAACAGATTTGTAAAGCCAAAA CTGAAGTGACCCTGAATCCTGACACAGCCGGCCCGGGACTCACAGTCAACGTAGACGACTCACTGGTGAAATTCACAGGGGACAGAGAAGCAGAGTGGCCCAGTGTGCTGGGCAGGAAGGTGttcacctcagggagacactactgggaggtggaggtgAGAGAGAAGGGCTACTGGGCTGTGGGGGTCTCCACACACCCTGGAGAGAAGATCATACCTGAGAAACCAGAGGAGGGCTACTGGCTTGTGAGGCTGTCCGCTAGAGGGAGGAAGTATGAAGCAGTGGGCAAGAGCCTGGTCACTCACCCTCCTCCATCCCTACAAGAGAGACagtcccctctccctctcacactgAAACACAAGCTATATAAAGTGGGGATGTATCTGAACTATGGGAAAGGGGAATTGTCATTTTACAACGTCTATGATGCTGACAATAGATATGCAATGCATACTTTTAAATACAACTTCACTGAGGTGGTTTACCCCGTCTTCAGCCCAGGCTGTCACGATAAAGCACCTTTGAAAATCACCAGGTTTGATTCAACAAGCTCTCCATTCAGAATTACAATttag